The following are from one region of the Cloacibacterium sp. TD35 genome:
- a CDS encoding methylglyoxal synthase: MTKNVRLLSPQKTIALIAHDHKKDELLEWVKKHSEVIQQHQLIATGTTGKLIENELSVPVHRVMSGPLGGDQQLGAMIAEGKIDIVIFFWDPMEAQPHDPDVKAFLRICAVWNIIVACDASTADFIMSSPYMHTEYEIEIPDYKVYLNRNIEKGIS; this comes from the coding sequence ATGACTAAAAATGTAAGGTTGCTTTCTCCTCAAAAAACAATAGCGCTTATTGCTCACGACCATAAAAAAGATGAATTACTTGAATGGGTGAAAAAACACAGTGAAGTGATTCAGCAACACCAATTAATTGCTACGGGAACCACGGGAAAATTGATAGAAAATGAATTGAGTGTTCCTGTTCACAGAGTAATGAGTGGACCACTTGGTGGAGATCAACAATTGGGTGCTATGATTGCCGAAGGAAAAATAGATATCGTTATTTTCTTTTGGGATCCTATGGAAGCACAGCCTCATGATCCAGATGTGAAGGCATTTTTAAGAATCTGTGCCGTTTGGAATATTATCGTAGCATGTGATGCATCTACTGCAGATTTTATAATGAGCTCACCTTATATGCATACAGAATATGAGATAGAAATTCCCGATTATAAAGTGTATTTAAATAGAAATATAGAAAAGGGAATTTCATAA